TAATCAGAAAAATCATCAGTGAGGATGCGTTCGCATCCTTGAAGGGCATCGTTCAGGCCGACTATTTTTCCGGCCAGCCCGGTGAACTGCTCTGTCGTAAAAAAAGGTTGGGTGAAAAAGCGCTCAAGACGTCTGGCCCTGTAGACGATGAGCCGGTCCTCCTGCGAAAGCTCCTCCAAGCCCAGCATGGCAATGATGTCTTTCAACTCCTCGTAGGTTGCCAGGGTTTTGTGGACTTCCTGAGCCACACGATAGTGCCTTTTGCCGGCAATAACGGGTGTGAGCATCTTGGAGTTGGATTGGAGCAGATCAATGGCGGGGTAAAGCCCTTCGCCTGCCCTTTTTCTAGATAGCACGATGGAGGCAGACAGGTGAGCGAAGGTATGAACTGCGGCTGGGTCAGTAAAATCATCTGCCGGAACATAGACGGCCTGAATAGAAGTAATCGCACCTGTTGCCGTGTTGCAGATTCGTTCCTCAAGTTCGGCCAGTTCCGTTCCCAAAGTCGGCTGATACCCAAGGCGGGAAGGAAGCTGCCCCATAAGGCCGGACACCTCTGATCCCGCCTGGATAAAACGAAAGATGTTGTCGATGAGGAGCAGAACATCCCCCTTGACGTCGTCTCGGAAGTATTCGGCCATCGTTAATGCCGCATGTCCGACCCGAAACCTTGCCCCCGGCGGTTCGTTCATCTGGCCAAAGACCATAACCGTGCTGTTCAGAACGCCGGCCTCTTTCATTTCACGATAGAGTTCCTCGCCTTCCCGGCAACGTTCTCCGATACCGCAAAAGATGCTGGTCCCCTCATGTTGCCCCACCATGTTGTGGATCATCTCTGTAATGATCACGGTCTTGCCCACACCCGCGCCTCCGAAGAGTCCGGCCTTTCCTCCCCGCTCCAGGGGGACAAGGACATCAATAGCTTTAATGCCGGTTTCATAGATTTCAGATGAAGTTGCCCTCTGGTTGATGGGCACCGGCTCACGATGAATGGAGCGCCATTCTGCTTCTGTTATGTCTCCTTTTCTGTCGATGGGTTCTCCGAACACGTTGAATACCCTGCCAAGCAAACACTTGCCCACAGGCACTCTCAGAGTTTGGCCCGTGTCAATGACCAGGGAACCGCGGGCCAAGCCCTGGGTCGGTGTTAGGGAAACCCCGCGAACAACCTCGGCGTTAAGATGGGTTTGTACCTCGATTGCTGTCATGCCGTCTTGGCCGGCCCTCAACAGGCTGTTAACGAATGGAAGTCTTTCGGGAAAATGAGCATCAACCACGCTTCCCCGAACCGAAACCACTGTGCCTTGGCCGGCTGTCTGGATGACTTCTGGTTTACTCATGTCATTCTAACAACCGGAAGAGTGATCGTACAAGTGGTTCCCTCATCCAATTTACTCTGAATAGACAGGTCACCTTCGTGGTCCCGTATAATCTTGCGGGAAATGGCCAACCCAAGTCCTGTACCTTTAGGTTTCGTAGTGATAAATGGATCGAAAATGCTCTCTAAGTCCTCTGGCGCAATCCCTTTTCCTGTGTCAGTCATACGGATTTCAATCGTATTGCCAGCCAGATGGGTTTCGACAGAGAGCTTTCCCCCTTCCGGCATGGCTTCAACCGCATTCTTGAAAATATTTATGAATACCTGCTTCGTCTGTTTCGGGTCAAACGAACTCTCCGGTATACGAGGATCAACGGATTGCTCAAATGCCAAGTGATGAGCCTCAAACTCCTGCTCCAAAAGCACAGCGACTTCCTCTACCAGGCGATTGATGCTAGCCATGATCTTGTTAGGCTTGGATGGCTTGGTAAAGTCCGTTACATCTGAAAGAAATTCTTCCAATCTCTCGACTTCGTTTATGATGATTTCCAACTTTTTTTTGTTTTTGGCATCATGGTCTATCTTGCGAAGAACCTGTTGGGCAAAGCCACCGATTATCATCAAGGGATTCTTGATCTCGTGAGAGATATAGGCTACGCCCTGACCAATGGTGGCCAATCTTTCCGATTCCAACACCCTTTTTTCTAATTGCTTCCTTTGCGTTAAATCCCGAAAGAATGCGACTGTGCCCAATACCTCGCCATTTTCATATATTTCACTCGCTGATAGCCACACAGGGACTTCATTGCCGGCTTTGTTTGAAATGGCAGTCTCGTAGTCTGCGAGCTTGCCCGGTCCTCCGTATCCATCG
This portion of the Deltaproteobacteria bacterium genome encodes:
- a CDS encoding F0F1 ATP synthase subunit beta, yielding MSKPEVIQTAGQGTVVSVRGSVVDAHFPERLPFVNSLLRAGQDGMTAIEVQTHLNAEVVRGVSLTPTQGLARGSLVIDTGQTLRVPVGKCLLGRVFNVFGEPIDRKGDITEAEWRSIHREPVPINQRATSSEIYETGIKAIDVLVPLERGGKAGLFGGAGVGKTVIITEMIHNMVGQHEGTSIFCGIGERCREGEELYREMKEAGVLNSTVMVFGQMNEPPGARFRVGHAALTMAEYFRDDVKGDVLLLIDNIFRFIQAGSEVSGLMGQLPSRLGYQPTLGTELAELEERICNTATGAITSIQAVYVPADDFTDPAAVHTFAHLSASIVLSRKRAGEGLYPAIDLLQSNSKMLTPVIAGKRHYRVAQEVHKTLATYEELKDIIAMLGLEELSQEDRLIVYRARRLERFFTQPFFTTEQFTGLAGKIVGLNDALQGCERILTDDFSDYPEKSLYMIGKIDEAKKP